tggaGCACTAGTTTTAACCAGACCAGAGGTGggtttttttgttaccaaattacatagGAATTACGTACAGGaaatctggaattactaacgacttgtttcaggtgttcagaaatgtttctttcttttgggagtcaaaaCTCCATTTGtcatgcactttgatttttgaaactttgcagacatttttacattcacaaacagctatataacacactacatgaaaggtaatatttgaaaaaccacaataggtgctctttaatttTCTCGAAAAAGGTAAACGATCTCTGTGATGCTATAAATATTACGGTTTTGAGCAACATGTCCATACTGACACAATAAAATTTACTCAACCCATGGCACGAGTTGGGGGGGGCAGGTTTTTTCATTCAACAGAAGATGGGGGCGCATTCAGAAACttgtttatttttccaattcCGTTCAGTGAAGCAGAaactacacacttcagctttaaaattacTTTGTCGATCATAAACACTTCATTGACAAGCCAAGTTGTCCTAGGTTATGAATTTCAGAGATGTACACTAAaaggagaaatatcaccaaatgAACACCTTTAAGTTTTAAGTGCATTGGAGTCATAATTATTAAGCAAACAAAAAGCAGCGCAGCAAGTATAAATTACATCTCTATATCACAATCTACCAATGCTGAACACATCACCAACTGACAATTACTGTGAAAACCAACGGACTTACCAAAAGCAGGCTTGCTATCAGTGTTGGCGGCTCCAAAGGAAAACCCTGGTGTCTGAGCTGCAGGTGTTCCAAATTGTGTTCCTGACAATGATGCCCCAAATGGTGTTCCTGACAATGATGCCCCAAAGTTAAACCCTCCAGCAGCAGGAGGCGCCTGAGTGCTTTGTGCTGGGTTCTGAGTGGCTGTCGAGGCCCCTCCAAAAGTGAATGCATGAGCTGGGGTAGGGAGAGGGGCTGCAGTCTGTGTTGACGCCCCAAAAGCAGGAGCCGCTGAAGGGGTGGTGGTATTTCCAAAGGAGAAGCCAGTGGCAGGCGCTCCACTGAATGTAGGCTGACTGTTCGTGCCAAATGCAGGTGCTGCTGTGCTGGCAGCTGCACCAAAGGTGAATGGTGCCGCACCAGTGTTGCCACTGCTGGACCCAAATGTGAAGGGTTTTGAAGCAGCAGGAGCCTGCTGTGTGGCACCAGGGAAGGATGTTGATGCTGTGAATGTAGAGCTCCCAAAAGTAGTTTGTGTTGTGGGCACCTCCGAGGTCATTGTGGCACTGTTGGTCAAGCCGAACCCACCAAATGTTTTGGAAGTGGAGTTCTGGTTGTTGGACTGCTGGCCGAATGTGAACGTGCTTTGCGTCTGTGGGGTAGGTGCAGGTTTTGCAGCACCAAACTGAAAAGCAGAAGTGGTACCACCAGCACTGGCTGTACTGGTACTTAAAGCAGGGGAAGTGATCATGGTTGACGTGGCTCCAAATTGAAACGTGGTGTTTGAGGCAGGAGCAGATGTGGTTGTTGTGCTCCAGCTTCCAAACAGAGAAGGCGCAGAAGCTTGTAACGCAGGGGTCGCAGACGCTGTAGCTGGCTGGGTActagttattccaccaaataacACGCCACTGTTCTGTGTAGCTGGAGCTGCAGGGGTTGATGTTGTTGGTGTGGCAGTTTTCCCAAAGTCAATTATGCCACTTCCTGTGGTActgtcaaataaaggcttgaatgTGGGCTGAGTGGGTTTGACATTCACCGTGGAGGCTGGGGCTGTAGTTGCTGCTCCAAAAATAGGCTTAAACCCAGATGACAGGGGGGTGCCAATGTTGTTTGCCAAAACACTAGGGGTGGCTGTAGCAGTTGTAAATGTAGGTGGCTCAGTTGCAGGTGTGGCTACAGATTTGATCAGGCTGAAGAGGATGCCGCCTCCACCCAGGGATGGCGAGCTGGAAGTGGGTTGAAGAGGTCGGGCCAGGATCTGAGCAAAGGCAGAGGGCATGGAGGTGGCTGGTTTATAGGCAGGTGTTGATATGGCAGACAGGGTTGAGAATGAGGACTGTAGAGCTGTAGGGCCTGATTCTGTTTTTACAACTGAACTGCTGGGGTTTGAGGAAGTAGCAGGTGTAGAAAGACTGGCAACAGAGACTGCTGGAGCTGCATAAGGAGAGACAGACACAAAAGTCCACATTAGTTCTCTGCATAATTATGTGTGCAACAGTAtcagtacacaaaaaaaaaaaacaatacatcaaAACATTCATTCATTGGTTCCATCTCAAATCCAACATAAAAGCAGCCAACCATGTGTAATTTTTATAAAACCAAAAGCAGGAAAAGTTAAATCAGTTGCCAGAAGCCATACCTGCAGTGGTAGTGCCCAGCACCGGAGCAGCACCAAGAAGAGGATTAttcttcatgtttttcagggACTCAAGCAGAGGGTTTAAAATACTGGAGGTCAGGGCAGCTGAGGTGGTAGTAATTGAGGGGGCTGAGGTGAGAGTCAGCAGTGCAGTACTGGCTGTGCTGGGTGCAGTGACAGTAAGGTCGATGCTTGCAGCCGGTGTTGTAGTAGTGGGTGGTGTTGTCGCTGGCACAGGCGTAGAGAGAGAAACCAGAGAAGTGGCAGCACTTGCAACTGGTACAGTTTCAGATGAGGAGGTTGGAGTTGGTTGAGAGAAGAGGATTAGAGAGGGAGCAGGAGCTGGGGCAGGTTCAGGTGCTGGAGGAGGGACCTCTGGTTCTGGGAAAAAGATTTGATGTGGAATTAGTTGCATTTGAGTTTTACAACTCGcagcaaaaaacacaaaactcttAAATTGATACTCCTCCTTCAGTATGAAtcccaaaataaaatgtattgtgttcTACATTGTATCACTTCCAGCCCTTCCTAATGACAATGAAAATAATTACCAGGCTCCTCCAGGACCTTCTGTATCTGACTGAGAGCTGCTTTCTTCTCCATGTCCAGATCTTTCACTGTGATTGTGTAGCCAAGTTCAGGAGGTGGTGGCTGCAGGGCAGAAACAAATTCAGAAAACATAAAATTCTATTATTTCGTTAAGCATTCATTGACACTAAAACATGCCAGAAATAAACATCTATTGTACAAATGTTTGGTGGAAATGCAAATGCAAGATTGCTATTTACCAAAGATATCTGATCTCCTCTGTTTGTGGTGACAAGCTGGATTTTGCGTTTGCGTTTGCCACTGCCGCCTCCAGAGTCAGATGTTGCAACAGGTGCCTCAGATTTTGGAGTGAGTTTTGCTGGTACAGACACAGACACTCATCATTTTAGGGAAATTACATAGTGTTTGATACCACTGTTTATTTTGAGTCTTACATTTACAAAAGACtctgcaatataacaattaccaCTAAACAAATTTAGACCCAAACAATCCTGAGCCTTCAAcacaatttgtattattaatttgaaCTAAAAATAAGGTTTAGACCTCTTGAAAATATTACCAATTAACAATAGTGTACTATGGTTGTGATGAATTACTATTTATATTACAGAGCTAATAAAGATTCTCACATGTAGCAGGAGCAGGATCAGTTGCCACCTGTTCAATTTTTGTTAAGGGTGTGGAACTTGGCGAGGTAGCATCATCCTCCCTATAGCACACCAAAAAGTGAACAAAATTGCTTATATAGACTAAATAAATTGCATAAGAAAATGTTTAAGTAGAGGTAGATTTCTTATTGACATCTATCACATATTCTTAAATATAAGAGTTTGAGGAAAGTTCTTCATCTTCATAAGGAAAATGTGTCTAAAATTGTCTAATACATACCTTGCTTTCTTAGCAGCTCTTTCTGGAGTCTgacagcaagatcctccagggCTTGTGAAAGGAGACAAACTGAGACTGGATGCTGTTCTTCTCTGGAAATGAAAGTGTTAAAAGAACTGAGCAATTAGTACAAAATACAACACAGTAAAATAATGACCATCAGTATGGTcattaataatgaaaatgttcATTGCATATGTTGATTTTAGAACACTTAATCTTCAAACTCTTCCGAGGCTAACTCTGAGATGCATTCATATAAGACTGGTGATACCTGTGGGTAACCCTGTGACGAACTATAGGAACTGCGAATTGAATTACGGACAGATCCAGGTGCTCCGCTAGGAATAGGAGCACCACTCATAGAGCTGATGGAGGAGGTACGAGATCTCTTCATAGTAGATTCTTCTATAAGGGAATTTATCCCTCTCTTCAGACTGCCATGTCTAAGGGAAGAGGACACATGCAATGGTAAACAGATCAATGGAGTAACTCAATGAACAACATCTAAATAGACAATGGCAATGTTATTTCTAGGGCTATTACAATCCAGGATGAACTACCTACTTCAGCACGAGCTGAGAAGGAGCTCCATTCGCAAATGGTGGCTCAAATGCTGACTGAGAACTTCCACTGCTGTCATGTCGCCTGATGGAAACAAGACCATTATTCTGAGagattgcaaaacacaaaagcaaAGCTCCCAAATCCACCTACATAAAGCtgtaatccaaaagactcaaaGGTTAAGTAATGGAATATTCTGATTTCTGGAACTCAGGTAACTTCCTTGGGAATCTTTGAGAGCCCTGACTTTAAATCACAATCTCTCTATATAAATTCTTAggtcccaagatcgatcttttattCAGATGATTCAAAGTAAAATTCAAGGActtcaagcacatttttatttgttttcaaggactatgcttgagatttcattaaaacaaattattttttgttaattttaaataaaaatattttaaccatttagttaatttatttttataaaacaccacttattacaagtacaacaaAGGGCATCTTTAACTACATATTCTCACAGTAACAAATTGGTTCATTCATGACGATGTGCAATTGTAGTGTGATCCCTTAACACACACTTCGCTTTCCAACTAAAATGAATAACTGGGTTCgtaaacagtagtccatatgactcgtgtgccatatttcatgttttctaaagtcacaacagatttatgtgaggaactgaccaaaactgcaaatggatcattctcaaaaatgttttactttccaacttacaaaatatagaaattttccattcagttcagtttttgcctataaatactgagggtaaatattttgtAACAGGTTGACATGctttttattcacaaataaattCTCTTTTATTATACAATTATGTTTCACAAATTAAGCAAGTTAACATTAAGTTAACACTAACGAGGGTTAAATGGATTACAACgccacattttgagggttcactggggtacaacaccaaatatttgagtgaaaatattagttaaaatatgaataactttttaacatcctggaaaaaaatcattatatgcatatttaagcagcctctgaacttaaacattaaaaattattttctacaaatttttgtattttttttttttttacaaacgtGCCACGTCCCTGCTGGTGTGTGGGcagtttaaattattaataaaaataaattttgtttagcttttttgcatactttttcaGCCTTGCACTAAATGctcttattaaaaataaatagggatgcactgatccgatacctggatcagtatcaGCACCAATTTCGGTATGGGTCtgatgagcccgatccaaatccgatactttTGTGTTAGtcactgtcaagctcaaaaaatgacataaaagaaccataaaaacacagttAAAGCAGTTTatgtgactcgtgcattttattcaaagccacttgaagaggtgcgatagctctgtgaatcacaaacggctgtgttttataagtaaatatataaaatgcacgcgcagctccagCGCGTTATTGAATGGCGCAGCTGTTTCACACTTGCGGCTATTTTTAGacttcacagcggtgcacaatatttgagcagtactcacgaacaacatctcagatgtacagtgaggaaaataagtatttgaacaccctgctattttgcaagttctcccacttagaaatcatggaggggtctgaaattgtcatcgtaggtgcatgtccactgtgagagacataatctaaaaaaaaaaatccagaaatcacaatatatgattttttaactatttatttgtatgatacagctgcaaataagtatttgaacacctgtcta
The sequence above is drawn from the Xyrauchen texanus isolate HMW12.3.18 chromosome 43, RBS_HiC_50CHRs, whole genome shotgun sequence genome and encodes:
- the pom121 gene encoding nuclear envelope pore membrane protein POM 121 isoform X1; protein product: MSPEDKRRLVVISAAVFCLFILLLFLSYIPAYLYILFISVVSCVVYFKKAEELQLFERLGLNPRRGLSVPPALLRLLPGRTLSGVTASSRNKIRKSDTRNSFASPSDRYIAGSYYRRDHTLSDSVFSPRDILMGSYLAKAEESPSVTVRPAGGSGTFIHPRNQLRERLARPNYAVHTPNRRLSFGEHVCTVSQFTITPHRHYPLQQTGTSPIGIMPPAKWDGLRKKNILTQRNSPTIHSPVTVKIARPDPTHSSFFNHLNSPGAVTSPGIGAQADPCSRETVLSVLRESRKREVDEEEKSASSGQKSKRRRHDSSGSSQSAFEPPFANGAPSQLVLKHGSLKRGINSLIEESTMKRSRTSSISSMSGAPIPSGAPGSVRNSIRSSYSSSQGYPQRRTASSLSLSPFTSPGGSCCQTPERAAKKAREDDATSPSSTPLTKIEQVATDPAPATSKLTPKSEAPVATSDSGGGSGKRKRKIQLVTTNRGDQISLPPPPELGYTITVKDLDMEKKAALSQIQKVLEEPEPEVPPPAPEPAPAPAPSLILFSQPTPTSSSETVPVASAATSLVSLSTPVPATTPPTTTTPAASIDLTVTAPSTASTALLTLTSAPSITTTSAALTSSILNPLLESLKNMKNNPLLGAAPVLGTTTAAPAVSVASLSTPATSSNPSSSVVKTESGPTALQSSFSTLSAISTPAYKPATSMPSAFAQILARPLQPTSSSPSLGGGGILFSLIKSVATPATEPPTFTTATATPSVLANNIGTPLSSGFKPIFGAATTAPASTVNVKPTQPTFKPLFDSTTGSGIIDFGKTATPTTSTPAAPATQNSGVLFGGITSTQPATASATPALQASAPSLFGSWSTTTTSAPASNTTFQFGATSTMITSPALSTSTASAGGTTSAFQFGAAKPAPTPQTQSTFTFGQQSNNQNSTSKTFGGFGLTNSATMTSEVPTTQTTFGSSTFTASTSFPGATQQAPAASKPFTFGSSSGNTGAAPFTFGAAASTAAPAFGTNSQPTFSGAPATGFSFGNTTTPSAAPAFGASTQTAAPLPTPAHAFTFGGASTATQNPAQSTQAPPAAGGFNFGASLSGTPFGASLSGTQFGTPAAQTPGFSFGAANTDSKPAFGTSTPAFGQGSGGMSMPFGSPGTPGFGAMAASPFGASPATFSIGTGSKHSGQRRIQARRQHPRKK
- the pom121 gene encoding nuclear envelope pore membrane protein POM 121 isoform X2 is translated as MSPEDKRRLVVISAAVFCLFILLLFLSYIPAYLYILFISVVSCVVYFKKAEELQLFERLGLNPRRGLSVPPALLRLLPGRTLSGVTASSRNKIRKSDTRNSFASPSDRYIAGSYYRRDHTLSDSVFSPRDILMGSYLAKAEESPSVTVRPAGGSGTFIHPRNQLRERLARPNYAVHTPNRRLSFGEHVCTVSQFTITPHRHYPLQQTGTSPIGIMPPAKWDGLRKKNILTQRNSPTIHSPVTVKIARPDPTHSSFFNHLNSPGAVTSPGIGAQADPCSRETVLSVLRESRKREVDEEEKSASSGQKSKRRRHDSSGSSQSAFEPPFANGAPSQLVLKHGSLKRGINSLIEESTMKRSRTSSISSMSGAPIPSGAPGSVRNSIRSSYSSSQGYPQRRTASSLSLSPFTSPGGSCCQTPERAAKKAREDDATSPSSTPLTKIEQVATDPAPATSKLTPKSEAPVATSDSGGGSGKRKRKIQLVTTNRGDQISLPPPPELGYTITVKDLDMEKKAALSQIQKVLEEPEPEVPPPAPEPAPAPAPSLILFSQPTPTSSSETVPVASAATSLVSLSTPVPATTPPTTTTPAASIDLTVTAPSTASTALLTLTSAPSITTTSAALTSSILNPLLESLKNMKNNPLLGAAPVLGTTTAAPAVSVASLSTPATSSNPSSSVVKTESGPTALQSSFSTLSAISTPAYKPATSMPSAFAQILARPLQPTSSSPSLGGGGILFSLIKSVATPATEPPTFTTATATPSVLANNIGTPLSSGFKPIFGAATTAPASTVNVKPTQPTFKPLFDSTTGSGIIDFGKTATPTTSTPAAPATQNSGVLFGGITSTQPATASATPALQASAPSLFGSWSTTTTSAPASNTTFQFGATSTMITSPALSTSTASAGGTTSAFQFGAAKPAPTPQTQSTFTFGQQSNNQNSTSKTFGGFGLTNSATMTSEVPTTQTTFGSSTFTASTSFPGATQQAPAASKPFTFGSSSGNTGAAPFTFGAAASTAAPAFGTNSQPTFSGAPATGFSFGNTTTPSAAPAFGASTQTAAPLPTPAHAFTFGGASTATQNPAQSTQAPPAAGGFNFGASLSGTPFGASLSGTQFGTPAAQTPGFSFGAANTDSKPAFGVCKLLTSTVGRVQELQ